The genomic stretch ACGATCTCGTGTTCCGCTACGGCATCAATGCACCGACGCTGCGGATCGAGGGATTGACGATTGCCGGACGCTAATGTCGTCGCACGACAGCAGACACTGAATCGCGACGCCGCGCTGCTGGCAGATACCGTCCGGGAAGCCGGCGCGCTGGCGCTGAAGATGTTTCGCACCGAATTGCGGACCTGGACCAAGGGCGCCTCGTCCCCGGTGTCGGAGGCCGACATCGCGGTCAACGATCTGATCCAGCGCCGGCTGCAGGGCGCGACACCGGAATATGGCTGGCTGTCGGAGGAAAGCGCCGACGATTCCGCGCGGCTTGGCAAATCGCTGGTCTGGATCATCGATCCGATCGACGGCACCCGCGGCTATCTGGCCGGCCGCGAGGATTGGTGCGTCTCGGCGGCATTGGTGGCGGATGCCGTGCCGCTGCTGGCCGCGGTGTTCGCGCCGGCGACCGATGAATTCTATTGCGCGATCCGCGGTCAGGGGGCCTTTCTCAATGATGTGGCGATCCACGCCACGCCGGGCATCGAGCTGGATTTCGCCAAGGTCGCCGGGCCCAAGCCGCTGCTCGAGCGGCTGATGCCGCCCGAGGCGGCGCTGCATCCGAGGATCGGGTCGCTGGCGCTGCGGTTGTGTCGGGTGGCGGATCGCAGGCTCGATGCCGCCTTCGCCGGAGGCCAAAGTCGCGACTGGGACCTTGCCGGGGCGGATTTGATCGTGCACGAAGCGAATGGTAGAATGACGACGCTTGCGGGCGACGCGATCGTCTATAACCGTCCCGACGTCGCGCATGGTGTGCTGGTGGCGGCGGGACGCGATCGCCATGCTTCTATCGTCGAGCTCTTTCGCAATCGCCCCACAGGCTAACCGTTCGCGCTCCCGTCAGCCGCGGCAAGGAACATTTTGATGTCGA from Rhodopseudomonas sp. BAL398 encodes the following:
- a CDS encoding 3'(2'),5'-bisphosphate nucleotidase CysQ; the protein is MPDANVVARQQTLNRDAALLADTVREAGALALKMFRTELRTWTKGASSPVSEADIAVNDLIQRRLQGATPEYGWLSEESADDSARLGKSLVWIIDPIDGTRGYLAGREDWCVSAALVADAVPLLAAVFAPATDEFYCAIRGQGAFLNDVAIHATPGIELDFAKVAGPKPLLERLMPPEAALHPRIGSLALRLCRVADRRLDAAFAGGQSRDWDLAGADLIVHEANGRMTTLAGDAIVYNRPDVAHGVLVAAGRDRHASIVELFRNRPTG